GACCGCGCTAGCGAACTGCGCGCTTCCTTTGCGGAAGCCGCCCAGCCTCCGCTCATTTTTTCCTCCGCCGAGGAACTCCTCCACGCCCGTGCCGCCGGCCAGGTCGCCGTGGACGCAGCATCCGTCTGCGTCCCCACCTCGGCTCATTATGAGGTGGCCGCTGCCCTGCTTGAAGCCGGAATTGATCTGCTCGTCGAGAAGCCCATCGCAGCCACGCTCTCGCAGGCCGATCAACTGATCGCCCTCGCGCAAAAGCAGGGCCGCATCCTTCAGGTCGGTCATCTGGAGCGCTTCAATCCCGCCATCCTCGCCGCCGAGGCCATTCGCAACGCCCCCATGTTTTTTGAGGCGCACCGCCTCAGCCTCTTCAGCCCGCGCTCTCTCGATGTCGATGTCGTCCTTGATCTCATGGTGCATGATCTTGACATTGTTCTGGCACTCGCCGGCTCGCCTGTCCATTCCGTGCATGCCGTCGGCCTGCCCATCGTCTCGCCCAAGGTTGATATCGCCAACGTGCGCCTTGAGTTTGAGTCAGGCTGCGTCGCCAACTTCACCGCCAGCCGCGTCAGCACCGAGCGCGTGCGCAAGCTCCGCTTCTTTCAGCCTCATCAGTATGTGTCGATTGATTACGCCCGCAAAGATCTCTTGATTATCGATGTCGAGCCCGAGGCCTTTGCCGCTGCGGCGGACCTCAGCGCTCTTCTGTCGCAGCCGCCGGCCGGCTCGCCGCTACCT
The DNA window shown above is from Acidobacterium capsulatum ATCC 51196 and carries:
- a CDS encoding Gfo/Idh/MocA family protein is translated as MNFAVVGAGAFGRNHLRVYHELQAATSSSARPVRLTAIVEAHPDRASELRASFAEAAQPPLIFSSAEELLHARAAGQVAVDAASVCVPTSAHYEVAAALLEAGIDLLVEKPIAATLSQADQLIALAQKQGRILQVGHLERFNPAILAAEAIRNAPMFFEAHRLSLFSPRSLDVDVVLDLMVHDLDIVLALAGSPVHSVHAVGLPIVSPKVDIANVRLEFESGCVANFTASRVSTERVRKLRFFQPHQYVSIDYARKDLLIIDVEPEAFAAAADLSALLSQPPAGSPLPPGLKLHKPQLRDGEPLRLEIESFVQCVETRQPPRVSGRDGREALALALTINEKIAEHARKTGLSRIAPAR